From one Zhongshania sp. R06B22 genomic stretch:
- a CDS encoding class I adenylate cyclase — protein sequence MADTSTHNYPHNPLFDRGITHDGLALVRERFLNLNRERLIRTRTALLPRQQIFLDLLPLLIHINHPILPGYNSLSAPCGIDGYQPDTLTLDRVRNNIARSVEYRPEDQAAPLIHSVFLMGSCGTIAQAENSDLDVWLCHHASIDEAGLEKLYHKAGAISEWAKSLGLEIHFFLMNNDQFRRGQRDRISAESAGTSQHFLLLDEFYRSALLVAGRYPIWWLVPPEEEVNYQEYIALLHSQGFVGPHESIDFGGVSQIPAGEFIGAGVWQLYKAISSPYKAVLKLLLTEAYARDFPGVLPLCVSLKRSIYQGITDADILDPYIMVYQRLASYLSERNELDRLELIRRAFYFKVGIRLSQVSTSNTTWRQQLLQNLITEWQWRPEQLLNLDTRSRWKLRRVREEHRFLVAELTNSYRFLQDFAARSKRPALIKSQEMTLLGRKLYAAFERKRYKVEWLNPGIAPDLSEEQLFFHSSGFGSQRRWAVSTSARHDIEADAILQEHDHLSELLCWCYCNGLINDYSRLRLNGRQDGITETDLRRLAEHLGQYLPRHAYAADPDKHEAFNRPKVPETMLFYLNLGQHSLNALGAAGLSNHSNNYPIDQIEVVIINSWGEVASIAFKGAEALLEAFRTYQQMMVAASSGSHPPMIHALCFNDPDDKLLNGIRHLPKLLYRAFYTKPSNKRLLIKLSNGFYILQSQNDELQSIHAAGYDTLIQCLGRGQPEYSPIIMDRYCAPNSALANIVHTANTADCYVFFHRRGPKADLFLRDERGSLHFNTVAYTSTDALIQPLLAFLYQCKKQQQSKHQYHVFELHQENDKWRSEAKTEYKPDLDGTVYDHQKDPQIHLEAIAQIQESGRLVFDMRCGDQLFSYAQAGQELFDKLAKQLQLLSDAPQHYHLDRVDLSIMPPQQTCVYMRYKQHIEEILNTSVLAR from the coding sequence TAACAGCCTAAGTGCACCCTGCGGGATCGACGGCTATCAACCCGATACTTTGACCTTGGATCGAGTGCGCAACAATATCGCCCGCAGTGTTGAATACCGCCCCGAAGACCAAGCCGCGCCGCTGATCCACAGCGTGTTCCTGATGGGCTCCTGCGGCACGATAGCGCAAGCAGAAAATTCTGACTTAGATGTATGGCTTTGCCACCACGCCAGCATCGATGAAGCCGGTTTAGAGAAGCTCTACCACAAGGCTGGCGCGATTTCTGAGTGGGCAAAAAGCTTGGGATTAGAAATCCACTTCTTCCTAATGAATAACGACCAGTTTCGGCGTGGGCAGCGCGACCGTATTAGTGCTGAGTCAGCGGGCACCAGTCAGCATTTTTTACTCTTAGATGAATTTTACCGCAGCGCTTTGCTGGTGGCGGGACGGTACCCAATCTGGTGGTTGGTGCCACCGGAGGAAGAGGTTAATTATCAGGAATATATCGCCCTGCTCCATTCCCAGGGTTTCGTTGGCCCTCATGAATCTATCGATTTCGGTGGCGTCTCACAAATCCCTGCAGGTGAGTTTATCGGCGCCGGGGTTTGGCAGCTCTATAAGGCGATTAGCTCACCCTATAAAGCTGTTCTGAAATTACTGCTCACCGAGGCCTATGCGCGCGACTTCCCTGGAGTATTACCGCTGTGTGTGAGTCTTAAACGCTCTATTTATCAAGGCATAACCGACGCCGACATCCTCGACCCATATATTATGGTGTATCAACGACTGGCCAGTTATTTGAGCGAGCGCAATGAACTTGATCGCCTAGAATTAATACGTCGCGCCTTTTATTTCAAAGTTGGTATACGGCTGTCGCAGGTCAGTACTAGCAATACGACGTGGCGCCAGCAACTACTACAAAATTTGATAACGGAATGGCAGTGGCGGCCAGAGCAACTTCTCAACCTCGATACCCGCAGCCGCTGGAAATTACGCCGAGTGCGAGAAGAGCATCGTTTTTTGGTGGCTGAACTAACGAATAGCTATCGGTTTCTGCAAGACTTTGCTGCACGCAGTAAACGGCCGGCACTGATCAAGTCGCAAGAAATGACGCTGCTGGGCCGCAAGCTATACGCCGCCTTTGAGCGCAAGCGCTATAAAGTTGAATGGCTAAACCCCGGAATCGCACCCGATCTGTCGGAAGAGCAATTGTTTTTCCACTCGTCCGGCTTCGGCAGCCAGCGCCGCTGGGCGGTGAGTACTAGCGCCCGCCATGACATTGAAGCTGACGCCATATTGCAAGAGCACGATCACCTCAGCGAGTTGCTCTGTTGGTGTTACTGCAACGGTCTCATCAACGACTACAGCCGCCTGCGCCTCAATGGTAGACAAGACGGGATAACTGAAACGGATTTGCGTCGATTGGCAGAACATTTAGGTCAGTATCTGCCGCGCCACGCTTACGCCGCTGACCCTGACAAACACGAAGCGTTTAATCGGCCAAAAGTGCCGGAGACAATGCTGTTTTACCTTAATCTGGGACAACACTCCCTAAATGCACTTGGTGCCGCTGGCCTCAGCAACCACAGTAATAACTACCCTATTGATCAGATAGAGGTCGTCATTATCAATAGCTGGGGGGAAGTTGCGTCTATCGCCTTTAAAGGCGCAGAAGCCTTACTGGAAGCATTTAGAACCTATCAACAAATGATGGTTGCAGCCTCGAGCGGCAGTCATCCACCTATGATACATGCCCTATGTTTTAACGACCCCGACGATAAATTACTCAACGGTATCCGGCATCTGCCCAAATTGCTCTACCGTGCTTTTTACACCAAACCAAGTAATAAGCGCTTGCTCATAAAGTTGAGCAATGGCTTTTATATTCTGCAATCGCAAAACGACGAGCTACAAAGTATTCACGCGGCCGGCTACGACACACTGATTCAATGCCTTGGCCGCGGGCAGCCGGAATATAGCCCTATTATTATGGACCGCTACTGCGCTCCTAACTCCGCCCTCGCCAATATCGTCCACACCGCAAATACCGCTGACTGCTATGTGTTTTTCCATCGGAGAGGCCCTAAGGCCGACCTGTTTTTACGTGATGAACGCGGCTCTCTGCACTTCAACACCGTCGCGTATACAAGCACCGATGCGCTGATCCAACCACTCTTAGCGTTTTTGTACCAATGTAAAAAGCAGCAGCAGAGCAAACATCAATATCATGTATTTGAACTACATCAGGAAAACGACAAGTGGCGCAGCGAAGCCAAAACTGAATATAAACCAGACTTAGACGGTACAGTTTACGACCACCAGAAAGACCCACAAATCCACCTTGAGGCCATAGCGCAAATCCAAGAATCTGGACGCTTAGTGTTTGATATGCGCTGCGGCGATCAGCTATTTAGTTACGCCCAAGCGGGCCAGGAATTATTTGATAAACTAGCCAAACAGCTGCAACTCCTCAGCGACGCACCACAACATTACCACCTAGATCGAGTCGACCTTAGCATCATGCCGCCGCAGCAAACCTGCGTGTATATGCGTTATAAACAGCATATTGAGGAAATATTAAATACCTCCGTGTTAGCGCGCTAG